ACAGAAAGACCCTATGAAGCTTTACTATAGCTTGGAATTGGGTTCGGGCTTTGATTGCGCAGGATAGGTGGGAGATGTTGAGACATTGCTCGTGGGCAGTGTGGAGTCACTGGTGAGATACCACTCTATCAAGGCTAGAATTCTAACCTTTACCCGTTATCCGGGAGAGGAACAGTTTCAGGTGGGTAGTTTGACTGGGGCGGTCGCCTCCTAAAAGGTAACGGAGGCGCGCAAAGGTTCCCTCAGGCTGGTCGGAAATCAGCCGCAGAGTGTAAAGGTATAAGGGAGCTTGACTGCGAGACCTACAAGTCGAGCAGGGACGAAAGTCGGCCTTAGTGATCCGACGGCACAGCGTGGAATGGCCGTCGCTCAACGGATAAAAGTTACTCTAGGGATAACAGGCTGATCTCCCCCAAGAGTTCACATCGACGGGGAGGTTTGGCACCTCGATGTCGGCTCATCGCAACCTGGGGCGGTAGTACGTCCCAAGGGTTGGGCTGTTCGCCCATTAAAGCGGTACGTGAGCTGGGTTCAGAACGTCGTGAGACAGTTCGGTCCATATCCGGTGTAGGCGCAAGAGCATTGAGAGGATCCTTCCTTAGTACGAGAGGACCGGGAAGGACGCACCGCTGGTGTACCAGTTATCGTGCCAACGGTAAACGCTGGGTAGCCAAGTGCGGAGAGGATAACCGCTGAAAGCATCTAAGTGGGAAGCCCACCTCAAGATGAGTGCTCTCATGGCATAAGCCAGTAAGGTCACGGGAAGACCACCCGTTAATAGGCGGTAGATGGAAGTGTGGTAACACATGCAGTCGAGCCGTACTAATAGACCGAGGGCTTGACCTCATAAATCATTGAATGTTTGACAGAATTTAGCTATGCAGTCTTGAGGGTTTTAACCCTAACAGTCTTCCTGGTGCTTATTGCACAGTGGACCCACTCCGACCCATCCCGAACTCGGTTGTGAAACGCTGTAGCGGCGAAAATACTTGGGGGGTAGCCCCCTGGGAAAATAGCTCAGTGCCAGGTTAATATTTAGAGTAGGCCTTCTCATTAGAGAGGGTCTACTTTTTTAGTTGGATGCTATTGGAAGGATTGTCATGCTTTTCCTCGGAATCCATAGATTGATAGGGAATATCATCCATGAATGACTCCTCGACCCAGAATAATTCCAGTGGAACTAAAGAAGAGCCTTCTTCCAAACCCCAATTGGTCTCTTTAAGAGCAAAATCTACTGATAGTCAGTCTGGTGATGTTAATGGCCCAGGAAAAAGAGAATGGTGGGCTCAGCGCTGGGTTGATGTATTGGAGTCTTTTGGGTGGCGCCGTAGATTAGAACGGGCTCGTAACTATGTTCGTGACGGTCGGGTACTGAAGCTAGAATTCAATGGCCCTAAAGTAGTTGCACAGGTGCAAGGGACTGCTGAACAACCTTATAAGGTTTCCTTGGCGCTTGACTCATTTACGGATGAACAGTGGGGATTTGTCATTGAAGAGATGTCTCTGCGGGCCATCTTTGCTGCGAAACTTTTGGCTGGTGAGATGCCTCAAAATATTGAGGAAGCTTTTACGGCAAGTGGCCTCAGTTTGTTCCCTTTTAGTAAGTTTGATATTCACAGTCGATGCTCCTGTCCAGATCCCGTTAACCCTTGCAAGCATATTGGGGCTGTGTACTACTTACTGGGTGATTACTTTAGTCAAGATCCCTTTATTTTGCTGCAGCTTCGAGGGCGTACAAAGCAGAGCATCGTAGAAGATTTAAGACAGATGCGCAGCGTAGGATCAGAAGTTGAAGAAGGTGAATCAAAAGTCACAGATATCTCTCAATCTTTAGCAATTAAGGTTAAGACTGATTTTTGGCGATACGACCAGCAGTTGGATCCATCTTTGGTTGTCATTACACCACCGCCTACAAGCGAAACTGTGTTGGATGTATTGGGACCCTTGCCATTGTCATCTGAAGGTAAGGTTGGCGGCGATCCTCTGGTC
The Acaryochloris marina S15 genome window above contains:
- a CDS encoding metal-binding protein, which produces MNDSSTQNNSSGTKEEPSSKPQLVSLRAKSTDSQSGDVNGPGKREWWAQRWVDVLESFGWRRRLERARNYVRDGRVLKLEFNGPKVVAQVQGTAEQPYKVSLALDSFTDEQWGFVIEEMSLRAIFAAKLLAGEMPQNIEEAFTASGLSLFPFSKFDIHSRCSCPDPVNPCKHIGAVYYLLGDYFSQDPFILLQLRGRTKQSIVEDLRQMRSVGSEVEEGESKVTDISQSLAIKVKTDFWRYDQQLDPSLVVITPPPTSETVLDVLGPLPLSSEGKVGGDPLVSDCLRTIYQRVSQSAMMKAMLSRESE